One Setaria viridis chromosome 3, Setaria_viridis_v4.0, whole genome shotgun sequence DNA window includes the following coding sequences:
- the LOC117847317 gene encoding uncharacterized protein, which produces MATSRPSRNEAAEDKMSDPARPLALPTPTVYPASSAHDDAEEAAQTATGWRSMQYLRKRRRCVLCCCGCCVTTVVVIGVIILALALTVFKVKEPRLTMNNVWLTAISAGPGSGGIAAPVAANATLTADISIKNPNAAAFRFSRTETDVYYGGQTVSVAYAPAGRVGADRTLRMNVTVDLLADRLARAMNGTGLVFGQEYDLDTYTDINGMVNVLGIIKKDIEIKLNCSVVIEVGGAAAAIESGVASTVKSKGVNCVADVSM; this is translated from the coding sequence atgGCGACCTCCAGGCCGTCGAGgaacgaggcggcggaggacaaGATGAGCGACCCGGCGAGGCCCCTCGCGCTCCCTACCCCGACAGTCTACCCGGCGTCGTCGGCCCacgacgacgccgaggaggcggcgcagaCGGCCACCGGGTGGCGCTCCATGCAGTACCTCCGGAAGCGCCGCCGCTGCGTgctctgctgctgcggctgctgcgtCACCACCGTGGTGGTCATCGGCGTCATCATCCTGGCGCTCGCGCTCACCGTGTTCAAGGTCAAGGAGCCGCGCCTGACCATGAACAACGTCTGGCTCACGGCCATCAGCGCCGGGCCCGGGTCGGGGGGGATCGCGGCGCCCGTGGCCGCCAACGCCACGCTCACCGCCGACATCTCCATCAAGAACCCCAACGCCGCGGCGTTCAGGTTCTCGCGTACCGAGACGGACGTCTACTATGGGGGCCAGACGGTGAGCGTGGCGtacgcgcccgccggccgcgtcggcgCCGACCGGACGCTGAGGATGAACGTCACCGTCGACCTGCTCGCCGACCGGCTCGCGCGCGCGATGAACGGCACGGGCCTCGTGTTCGGACAGGAGTACGACCTCGACACCTACACGGACATCAACGGGATGGTCAATGTGCTGGGGATCATCAAGAAGGACATCGAGATCAAGCTCAACTGCTCCGTCGTCATCGAGGTcgggggcgcggccgccgcgatcGAGTCGGGGGTCGCGTCCACGGTGAAGAGCAAGGGCGTCAACTGCGTTGCGGATGTGTCCATGTGA